The following proteins are encoded in a genomic region of Populus trichocarpa isolate Nisqually-1 chromosome 13, P.trichocarpa_v4.1, whole genome shotgun sequence:
- the LOC7489668 gene encoding uncharacterized protein LOC7489668, which translates to MASVAQSSTQAVSTGDVNSDANVFQLIQTHQEKAARLPPVEEIRTVLDQSTHGMLSTFSQKHGGYPSGSVVDFACDADGSPIVAVSSWAVHAKDLIANPKCSLLVAKDPEDRTDLVITLHGDSIPVSEKDVTAVRTAYLAKHPGAFRVDFGDFQFMRIEPKAVQYVSGVATTLFGSGEFSKEEYQTAKVDPIAQFSKPVASHMNRDHAEDTRLIVQHSTSIPVDSAYMLDVDSLGFNVKAVYQGNTYKLRIPFPRRAEERKDVKTLVVEMLQAAKSQIK; encoded by the exons ATGGCTTCTGTTGCTCAGTCTTCCACTCAG GCTGTGTCAACTGGGGATGTTAACTCTGATGCCAATGTGTTCCAGTTGATCCAAACTCACCAG GAAAAGGCAGCTCGGCTTCCTCCGGTTGAGGAAATTAGAACCGTGCTTGACCAGAGCACGCACGGCATGCTTTCAACTTTTTCTCAG AAGCATGGGGGTTATCCGTCAGGGTCAGTGGTTGATTTTGCATGCGATGCTGATGGATCTCCAATAGTAGCAGTCAGCAGCTGGGCAGTACATGCTAAG GACCTAATAGCCAATCCCAAATGCTCATTGCTTGTTGCTAAAGATCCTGAAGATAGGACTGATTTAGTAATCACCCTGCATGGTGATTCCATTCCT GTTTCTGAGAAAGATGTAACTGCTGTTCGAACAGCATATCTGGCAAAGCATCCTGGTGCATTCAGG GTTGACTTTGGTGATTTCCAATTTATGCGCATTGAACCAAAAGCTGTGCAATACGTGTCAGGAGTTGCAACTACTTTGTTTGGATCTGGCG AATTCAGCAAAGAAGAGTACCAGACTGCTAAAGTTGATCCAATTGCTCAATTTTCTAAACCTGTTGCG TCTCACATGAACAGAGATCATGCTGAAGATACAAGACTCATAGTGCAACACTCAACTTCAATTCCG GTGGACTCTGCTTATATGCTGGATGTGGACAGTCTTGGATTCAATGTTAAG GCTGTTTATCAAGGAAATACTTACAAGCTTCGAATTCCTTTCCCTAGACGTGCAGAAGAGAGAAA GGATGTAAAGACTCTGGTGGTAGAGATGCTTCAAGCTGCGAAGtctcaaattaaatga
- the LOC7474815 gene encoding adenylyl-sulfate kinase 3, translating to MSSLGNSNNIFWQECPVGKLERQKLINQKGCVVWITGLSGSGKSTLAFSLNRQLYSRGKLSYVLDGDNLRHGLNKDLGFSAEDRTENIRRVGEVAKLFADAGMICIASLISPYRKDRDACRAMLPDSNFIEVFMNTPLSLCESRDPKGLYKLARAGKIKGFTGIDDPYEPPLQCEIELQQIDGVCPTPTAMGGQVVSYLEEKGYLEDQ from the exons ATGTCTTCTTTGGGGAATTCCAACAATATATTTTGGCAAGAATGTCCTGTTGGGAAGTTGGAAAGGCAAAAACTAATTAACCAGAAGGGGTGTGTTGTATGGATTACAGGTCTCAGTGGATCAG GGAAAAGCACACTGGCATTTTCGCTAAATAGACAATTGTATTCTAGGGGGAAGCTGTCCTATGTGCTTGATGGGGATAACCTTAGGCATGGACTGAACAAGGATCTTGGTTTCAGTGCTGAAGATCGAACTGAAAATATAAGGAGGGTTG GGGAGGTGGCAAAGCTCTTTGCAGATGCTGGTATGATATGCATTGCTAGTCTGATATCACCATACAGAAAAGACCGGGATGCTTGCCGAGCAATGTTGccagattcaaattttattgag GTTTTCATGAACACTCCTCTATCATTGTGCGAGTCAAGAGATCCTAAAGGCCTTTACAAGCTTGCGCGTGCTGGAAAGATCAAAG GTTTTACCGGCATTGATGATCCATACGAACCACCTTTGCAATGCGAG ATAGAATTACAGCAGATAGATGGAGTCTGCCCCACACCAACTGCTATGGGTGGGCAAGTAGTGTCTTACTTGGAAGAGAAAGGATACCTGGAAGATCAGTGA
- the LOC7482351 gene encoding uncharacterized protein LOC7482351, translated as MQARLLLVGPIPTTIDASASFSSSSSIITGGRNSLIGSWIYHPNLDNKSRHRKNNKWGSTVVVASSSSSWAAINGGEQDHYAVLGLERTATSADIKKAYRFLARKYHPDVSKHSQAGELFKSIRHAYEILSNEVTRTQYDRVLRFQEETGRSYSKNQYYAPEVENWVRIYRWAEMKRKTRSERYREHYNVSEDPSFYSETEEEAEEGSLDQERGPFSEVLRSAFISLFLLHTFGSLLSLAFSSLMALFDRQLDAGYKIGYLIAWILGGRGGISLVLCLQFASWACGKRSSSMVALVVVAMWVGSNLARFAPLPQGALVTLLYMSIKLQADLN; from the exons ATGCAAGCGCGCCTCCTCCTGGTGGGACCTATCCCCACCACAATCGACGCCTCTGCTTCattctcctcctccagctccatcaTCACCGGTGGCCGCAATTCCCTGATCGGTAGCTGGATCTACCATCCTAACCTTGACAATAAATCCCGCCATCGCAAAAACAACAAATGGGGCTCGACAGTGGTAGTtgcatcatcatcgtcatcatggGCAGCAATCAACGGCGGCGAGCAAGACCATTACGCGGTGCTGGGACTCGAGCGGACCGCCACTTCAGCCGATATTAAAAAAGCTTATCGCTTTCTTGCTCGAAAG TATCATCCTGATGTCAGCAAGCATTCACAAGCTGGTGAGCTGTTCAAGAGCATTCGGCATGCATACGAA ATACTCTCTAATGAAGTGACAAGGACTCAGTATGATCGAGTACTTAGGTTTCAAGAAGAAACTGGCAGGTCATATAGCAAAAACCAATACTATGCACCTGAAGTTGAAAACTGGGTAAGGATATACAGGTGGGCTGAAATGAAGCGGAAAACGAGGAGCGAGAGATATAGGGAGCATTATAACGTGAGTGAGGATCCTTCCTTCTACAGTGAGACAGAAGAGGAAGCCGAAGAAGGAAGCCTAGATCAGGAAAGAGGCCCGTTTAGCGAAGTGCTAAGATCTGCATTTATCTCTCTCTTCTTACTGCATACTTTTGGATCTCTATTATCTCTCGCCTTCAGCAGTCTCATGGCTTTGTTCGACAGACAATTGGATGCTGGGTATAAGATTGGTTATTTGATTGCATGGATTTTGGGTGGGAGAGGTGGGATTTCGCTTGTTCTGTGTCTCCAATTTGCTAGCTGGGCATGTGGAAAGAGGAGCAGCAGCATGGTTGCTCTGGTAGTGGTAGCCATGTGGGTTGGTTCAAATCTTGCTAGGTTTGCTCCACTCCCGCAAGGTGCTCTTGTTACACTTCTGTACATGTCTATTAAGCTGCAAGCGGACCTAAATTGA
- the LOC7489669 gene encoding uncharacterized protein LOC7489669, with protein MCPLRFILVFFSAVLAGYFAWRTVRSSPEIDDFVSDDSTAEKTSLREKQEFNFKRIIQNGFWVFVDMASGRYLWRNFKEMKKDETLKSL; from the exons ATGTGTCCTTTAAGGTTTATCTTGGTGTTCTTCTCAGCCGTTTTAGCTGGATATTTTGCATGGAGGACAGTACGATCATCGCCCGagattgatgattttgtttCCGATGATTCAACTGCTGAAAAGACTTCCTtgagagagaaacaagaattcaatttcaaaagg ATTATTCAAAATGGATTCTGGGTATTTGTCGATATGGCTAGTGGGAGGTACTTGTGGAGGAATTTTAAGGAGATGAAGAAAGATGAGACATTGAAAAGCTTATAG